TTACGGCATCAGTAACTCTGTCATCCCAAACAAATTTATTTCCTTTTTCCACCCAATCAGTAGCTTCCATACCATCAGGATCAATAAACCTAATTGGATTATTCAAACCGTAAACATATGGGGAGAAACGTCTACTTTTTTCAGAAAGAGGGTCTATTGTATTGAAACGACCGATAACCGGATCATAGAACCTTGCGCCGTAATCGTGTACCCTTATGCGACTTTTTTCGGGTTCGCCGGATTTGCCGGCTGCACTTTTTCAGTGCTATAAAGAACTTTCCTTTTCCGTAAAGTTAGTGCTTTATTTGTGTTTACTGGTTGGACTTGTTTGGCTTTTTTTTGTTGGAGATTCGACTTTGAAGGTGCGGAACTATAAACGGTACTGCTTGTTCGTTAGTTCATCTGTTATAGCAAAGATAGCCCCGAAAGTAAAGCTGTAAAGGGCTTTCGCGGCATAAACGCTCGTAGCCTTTGCCCTCAAAAAGGCCATTTATTCCACGATCCCTTGACAGCTTCACTTTCTTAGGCTCGGGGTGGCTTAACAAATGAACTACCTGAACCCATGATGAAAGGGGCGCCATCTTGCTCCCTCCAGGGATAAAACGAGCTTTGGTAGCGGGGAGGACAAGAGCGGCTCTTTTGATCCCTGAGAGGTTGGGCGGGAGCACTGTCCCTGTTTCAGGGGGCATGAGATGTTCCCCCGACCAGTCTTGCACTGCCACCATCAATGAACAATACCTTGCTGCCGCAGGCCTTGCCGCTGACCGACTGGAAGGAGACGGCATATATCAACAAAGGCAAAGGCTGCTTTTCGCAGGCGTTTGCCTACACTGTAGGCAGTGGAAGCCGATAGCCCGGGTACACCTTTTTTCATGAAAACACTTTGGCTATGGGCTGGAACGCGAGCGGTGGCCGAGCGTAGGCCGAGCGGCTATTTAACATAATACCCATTATCAGCTCAGCTCTGGGAGTTAACCAAAGTCATGGAGCACTGCTGAGATTATAATGTGTATTATGTTATTTTGCTTTGGGCTGGTTCTTCACCGGCAGAAGAGATGGCCAGCGGAAGGACAGCAAAAGACAGAGACAAGCGAGCCCCTTTAGCGAGCTGGCTGGATTTTGATGGACTGAGGGCGTGCGCAATTTTATTTTAGCGGATGGTGTTTATTCAGAGCCTCTTTCAGGTCTTCCAGATTACTGGTCTGATACCATTCAGTACTGCTCACATATTTATGGCCTGCCATATATTGAACTGTCCGTAAGTCTTTTTCTTTCAACCATTCAGTGATTACACTTTGACGGAGCTGTACTGCATTTTTATATTTTACGTTCAACCTACGTAAAGCCTGGTTCAGATGATATAAGCTGTTTTTGATGTTTTCACAACCATTCATACTGATGAACAACTGACTGATTTGTTCAGCTGATTTCATTGTTTTAGGTTTTCTACCGGAACGTCCTGCCATTCTGTTAACCAGGATCTTAGAACGGGTAACATGGATATATTCATACAGTTCCATGATCTGAAAGGCTTCCAGCCTAAGCATTCTGCTATTGCTATGCTCATTTGCAGCGATGTATACCTTTCCTTCTTTTAGCTTGAGATGCTCTTCTTTCAGCTGATGCAGATCCTGAGTACTCAAACCCTGATAGATCAGCAAAGACAACATCACTTTATTACGCTGACTACGCTCATCTTTAACCTGATAACTTTCATATAAAGCATCCAGCTCGCCTTTTTCCAACAGACCACTGGGAACAGTTCTGGTACTGCCTTTCAACCTGATACCTGCTACCGGATTACTACTGACCCTGCCCTGTTTCTGTAACCAGCTAAAGTAATACCGGATAGCCAGCAGCATCCGGTTAACCAGTCCCACTCCTTTATTTTCCTGCTTCTGGTAAGCTGCATAATCAAGGATTTCATTATAGCTCACCTGCTCCAGATTGAAGCCTTCCTCTGCAAGCCAGCCCAGAAAGTGACTCGTATATTTCCGGTGCTGGTAAACCGTAACAGGTTTTAAGCCATGATGCTCCAGGTACTGCTCAAAGCTCATGTACAATATGGGTATAGATCTGCGTACTTTCCAAACTGCTGTGACCCAGGAACCGCTGGATCTGTTCCAACCTCATTCCTGCTGCAAGCAGATGAGTCGCTATACTATGACGAAGGGTATGGGGGCCGATGGCCTGATCAAGATCTGCCTTTTCTTTTAACCGTTCAATACGTTTAAAAGCCGTCTTTAACCGTCCCCCATGGATCGTTAACACCAGCGCAGATTCTTTATTCCCACTCAGCAGATAAGGCCGCCCATAGCGCAGGTAATGCTCCAGATCTGTTTTATTGCTTCCTGTCAGCGGAACATAACGCGCTTTATAACCTTTACCTTTACGAACCAGCACCAGTTCTTTTTCCAGCAGTACATCTTCTGTATTCAGGCTCAGCCCTTCACTTTTTCTAAGACCACATCCATAATACAAAGCCAGTAGTGCACGGTCTCGCAGACCCAAAGGACTATCCGAGGTGGCAGCATAAAGTTTCCCCACTTCCTTTCTGCTCAGTATATTCTTGCCCATTACAGGCTTCTCTTTAAGCTGAACCTTGACCGTAAAGCTTTCCTGTCCGCTTTCAGCCAGATACCGCGCAAACTTACGGATCACCTGCAGGTGTTTACGCCGGTAGTTCAAACTCAGTAAACCTCTGCCGGTTTTACCCGGTTTCTCACTCAGCTCAATCAGGTAATTGTGCAGATGACTTTCCTGGAGTTGTGACAGGCTAACACAAGCCTGTGATTCCAGATAGCTCAGGAACTCTCCCAGCAGCTTAGGCATATCCCTTTGACTGCTGACATCAAAGTTCAGTACCTTGAGCCACTGTTCAAAGCCTGTTTGCTGCCGGATATAAAGTGGATTTTCCATC
This portion of the Pedobacter lusitanus genome encodes:
- a CDS encoding tyrosine-type recombinase/integrase, yielding MSFEQYLEHHGLKPVTVYQHRKYTSHFLGWLAEEGFNLEQVSYNEILDYAAYQKQENKGVGLVNRMLLAIRYYFSWLQKQGRVSSNPVAGIRLKGSTRTVPSGLLEKGELDALYESYQVKDERSQRNKVMLSLLIYQGLSTQDLHQLKEEHLKLKEGKVYIAANEHSNSRMLRLEAFQIMELYEYIHVTRSKILVNRMAGRSGRKPKTMKSAEQISQLFISMNGCENIKNSLYHLNQALRRLNVKYKNAVQLRQSVITEWLKEKDLRTVQYMAGHKYVSSTEWYQTSNLEDLKEALNKHHPLK
- a CDS encoding tyrosine-type recombinase/integrase, which encodes MENPLYIRQQTGFEQWLKVLNFDVSSQRDMPKLLGEFLSYLESQACVSLSQLQESHLHNYLIELSEKPGKTGRGLLSLNYRRKHLQVIRKFARYLAESGQESFTVKVQLKEKPVMGKNILSRKEVGKLYAATSDSPLGLRDRALLALYYGCGLRKSEGLSLNTEDVLLEKELVLVRKGKGYKARYVPLTGSNKTDLEHYLRYGRPYLLSGNKESALVLTIHGGRLKTAFKRIERLKEKADLDQAIGPHTLRHSIATHLLAAGMRLEQIQRFLGHSSLESTQIYTHIVHEL